The following proteins are encoded in a genomic region of Haemorhous mexicanus isolate bHaeMex1 chromosome 11, bHaeMex1.pri, whole genome shotgun sequence:
- the IL17RC gene encoding LOW QUALITY PROTEIN: interleukin-17 receptor C (The sequence of the model RefSeq protein was modified relative to this genomic sequence to represent the inferred CDS: deleted 2 bases in 2 codons) — translation MGRLPALPTHRWLEGGCWAQPVPALCLDIASRTWSGVEAIKVSFHPALLSLWCTGGDLLVPWRTGSCPVLLCSTEGQEDAPGWAQPVPARLPHHVLQPLRLPGASLAPCPCHGANSSLWGPKPSQGWRDTEPSEVGAGAGGPTPGRLLTPRKEPGVRDQSRKREPSAAVGPGEPGEGLLGSSRRGAGAPRGPGPTMHALGQLLLVLVVGSAGGRGDPRDTLACSQGLTCRLLDTDVLCGTEPPGPRHELALARLRLEPALRCTEPTACAPCLEARVRLALPPATSTATESRLSVQPGTSGTEDSGDGGQWSPATGATPSQPNVTGLLLLSGHTYASSRCVAVEVWAPLGPALRGRTVGWVIFRCFEAPLGSDLHIRAYMNSRGRQRLSRQQRVPDCSWPAAQAAVPQCQVPRLRVSPGQKEVVVEVEGAAVGHSYTLRLYYNHSHGTSGPGRVVTMQSSPMNYVLPANEVLPCLCLQVWPETQDPLRATLCPFSHDAEAWERLWAQSQLVLQIEGQVLTCSLSASCDLLAELVPCWQPVPSGPCQPLPGLQQPARGKGPQEFGGLRPHPNLCVQVWSGGQIRLTQCLQDRALPGHPNDLLLLERGGNASLCAMERGACTPLANFTSRGAGHPGLLEQDLQQDVAVGQCQQLWHPLNGTGVVLWACPLHKYLRTHWALVWMGVLLGAACLLLLLLMKKEDMKGWLKSLRAGYGSNDPLQGRRALLVHAAEPVAERAACALMAALHSLGLTVVAAPGGGSGVAALGPLPWLHAQHLRALRDSDTIILLLSPAAVAAAQQWDAGARVVPESGGAESSLGPRHNPDPGDVPTVAPCEVFAAALSCTMPLLAVAHGHYVVARLEALVPAVPPALRAAPAFALPSEVERFLQALAGPARQRHRCLEPYIVAVAEALQRAVGE, via the exons ATGGGGAGGCTACCTGCCCTGCCCACGCACAGGTGGCTGGAG GGcgggtgctgggcacagcccgtCCCGGCTCTTTGCCTCGACATCGCCAGCAGGACTTGGTCTGGGGTGGAAGCAATAAAGGTGTCATTTCACCCTGCCCTGTTGTCTCTCTGGTGTACCGGGGGAGATTTGTTGGTGCCCTGGAGGACTGGGAGCTGCCCAGTGCTCCTCTGCAGCACGGAGGGGCAAGAGGACGCACCcggctgggcacagcctgtaCCGGCACGGCTGCCACACCATGTCCTACAGCCGCTGCGGCTGCCTGGGGCCAGTCTGGCACCGTGCCCGTGCCATGGAGCCAACTCGTCTCTGTGGGGCCCCAAGCCTTCC CAAGGGTGGCGGGACACGGAGCCCTCCGAGGTCGGTGCGGGAGCAGGAGGCCCCACCCCAGGGCGGTTGCTGACGCCACGCAAGGAGCCGGGTGTCCGGGATCAGAGCAGGAAGCGGGAGCCGTCGGCGGCGGTGGGGCCCGGGGAGCCAGGAGAAGGGCTGCTGGGGAGTAGCCGGCGTGGGGCCGGGGCACCCCGAGGCCCCGGCCCCACAATGCACgcactggggcagctcctgctggtgctggtggtggggtCGGCGGGTGGCCGTGGGGACCCCCGCGACACCCTGGCCTGCTCCCAG ggcctcACCTGCCGCCTCTTGG ACACCGATGTGCTGTGCGGGACAGAGCCCCCGGGACCCAGGCATGAGCTGGCCCTGGCTCGTCTGCGGCTGGAGCCGGCGCTGCGCTGCACCGAGCCCACGGCCTGTGCGCCCTGCCTGGAGGCACGCGTGCGCCTGGCCTTGCCACCTGCCACCAGCACCGCCACCGAGTCCCGCCTCTCCGTGCAGCCGGGCACCTCTGGGACAGAGGATAGCGGTGATGGGGGACAGTGGTCACCAGCGACTGGGGCCACCCCGTCCCAGCCCAACGTtactgggctgctgctgctctccggGCACACGTATGCCTCATCCCGCTGCGTGGCCGTGGAGGTCTGGGCACCCTTGGGCCCCGCCCTGCGCGGCCGAACCGTG GGTTGGGTGATCTTCCGGTGCTTCGAGGCGCCGCTGGGCTCCGATCTCCACATCCGAGCATACATGAACTCACGGGGCCGGCAGAGGCTGAGCCGGCAGCAGCGGGTGCCAG ACTGTTCGTGGCCcgcagcacaggctgctgtcccCCAGTGCCAAG TGCCCAGGCTGCGGGTCTCCCCGGGGCAGAAGGAGGTGGTTGTGGAGGTGGAGGGGGCTGCAGTAGGGCACAGCTACACACTCCGGCTCTACTACAACCATAGCCATGGCACCAGTGGGCCAGGTCGTGTGGTGACCATG CAGAGCAGTCCCATGAACTATGTCCTGCCCGCCAATGAGGtgctgccctgcctctgcctgcag GTCTGGCCGGAAACCCAGGACCCACTACGGGCCACCCTGTGCCCCTTCTCTCATG ATGCTGAGGCCTGGGAGCGACTGTGGGCGCAGAGCCAGCTGGTCCTGCAAATCGAGGGGCAGGTGCTGACCTGCTCCCTCTCAGCCTCCTGCGACCTCCTGGCTGAGTTggtgccctgctggcagccagtgCCCTCTGGGCCCTGCCAACCCCTCCctggcctgcagcagcctgccagggggaag GGACCCCAGGAGTTTGGAGGGCTGCGGCCACACCCCAACCTCTGCGTGCAG GTGTGGAGCGGTGGGCAGATCCGGCTGACCCAGTGCCTGCAGGACC GAGCACTGCCCGGCCACCCCAAtgacctcctgctgctggagcgtGGGGGGAATGCCTCACTGTGTGCCATGGAGCGGGGTGCCTGCACACCCCTTGCCAACTTCACCAGCAGG ggagcagggcacccTGGCCTCCTGGAGCAGGATCTGCAGCAGGACGTGGCAGtagggcagtgccagcag CTGTGGCACCCATTGAACGGAACTGGGGTTGTGCTCTGGGCCTGTCCCCTGCACAAGT ACCTGCGTACCCACTGGGCACTGGTGTGGATGGGGGTGCTACTGGGAGCTGCCTGTCTCCTACTGCTGCTCTTGATGAAGAAGGAGGACATGAAAG gaTGGCTGAAATCCCTGAGGGCTGGCTATGGCTCCAATG ATCCGCTGCAGGGCCGGCGGGCCCTGCTGGTGCACGCGGCAGAGCCGGTGGCGGAGCGGGCAGCGTGTGCCTTGATGGCAGCTCTGCACTCCCTGGGGCTTACGGTGGTGGCAGCACCGGGAGGTGGCAGCGGGGTAGCAGCTTTGGGgccactgccctggctgcacGCCCAGCACCTCCGGGCGCTACGTGACAGTGACaccatcatcctcctcctctctccgGCAGCCgtggctgctgcacagcagtggGACGCCGGGGCCAGGGTTGTGCCAGAGTCTGGGGGCGCTGAAAGCAGCCTTGGGCCCCGGCACAACCCTGACCCTGGTGATGTCCCCACTGTGGCACCCTGCGAGGTGTTTGCGGCGGCTCTGTCCTGTACCATGCCATTGTTGGCGGTGGCCCATGGACACTACGTGGTGGCCCGGCTGGAGGCCTTGGTGCCGGCAGTGCCCCCAGCGCTgcgggcagcccctgccttcGCTCTGCCCAGCGAGGTGGAGCGGTTCTTGCAGGCGCTGGCAGGCCCAGCTCGGCAGAGGCACCGGTGTCTAGAGCCATACATAGTGGCAGTGGCCGAGGCTCTGCAGCGGGCGGTAGGAGAATAA
- the IL17RE gene encoding interleukin-17 receptor E isoform X2, which produces MGRPVLLAAAAALLLLLLPSGTGAAVTRLRVSANFECRATADRTLSRPRCRRPSRPGPPLEPPALSLSRARLCLPAQPCQPCLRVRLALPASELGGVRGLRLTFLELGSNRAGWLQVWQRRRVLGSSAWQVQFDCFPAENGRQVLVSLRTIPDRGLALNCSHMVTAEPPGPVFTHAWVPEVRAIEVWVPTGPPLMVRLCHQLALECEELPQPFHQQVLVPGGHHISLPYEFLVPCLCIEASYSHHDSPRSKHCPFRDQPDAYGPELWSSVHFHDYSTSSKDQMAMVLSASCPLHPRATLCWREAADGAAPCHDIPNSTASEDEQVYVLDKVDVHPQLCFRFSYKNSSHVECPHQPETAWNVSVSVWGLQLHLHLTSRIPAAFSAALCQHRGGQCEPEAPLYTVTQPEGSAPGELALLLPVQVLGSCVLVWRSDVHFARKQLLCPDVSRRHFGLLGLVLALGLVVTVLLLNCRGTWRPNDGVPGRRPVLLLYSPDSEEHLGLVCALAERLRTGLGCDVRLDLWEAGGLGQAGTLPWLYAQRGRVGRQRGTVLLLWSRGSARLFHRWQVGMADGTPGDAHDIFGAAMACLYGELGAAGRGSGWVLAYFSRLCSPRDVPRPLRPLPTYRLPRQLPGLLGALRGSPPAPRHCRWGRAGGLLPRLLEVGAREGSPPPQPPGTASGT; this is translated from the exons ATGGGGCGCCCGGTGCTGCTCGCCGCTGCCgccgcgctgctgctgctgctgctaccgTCCGGGACCGGGGCCGCCGTGACCCGCCTCCGGGTCTCCGCCAACTTC GAGTGCCGGGCCACCG CCGACAGGACGCTGAGTCgcccccgctgccgccgcccttCCCGCCCCGGGCCGCCGCTGGAGCCGCCCGCCCTGTCGCTGAGCCGTGCCCGGCTGTGCCTGCCCGCGCAGCCCTGTCAGCCCTGCCTGCGGGTGCGCCTGGCTCTCCCCGCCTCAG AGCTCGGCGGTGTCCGGGGACTGCGCCTCAccttcctggagctgggctccaACcgggctggctggctgcaggtttGGCAGCGACGCCGGGTGTTGGGCAGCTCAGCG TGGCAGGTGCAGTTCGACTGCTTCCCGGCAGAGAACGGGCGGCAAGTCCTCGTCTCCCTTCGCACCATCCCAGATCGGGGCTTGGCCTTAAACTGCAGCCATATGGTCACTGCTGAGCCACCCG ggcctgTCTTTACCCATGCTTGGGTCCCTGAGGTGCGAGCCATTGAGGTGTGGGTGCCTACTGGTCCCCCCCTCATGGTGCGGCTGTGCCACCAGCTGGCCCTGGAGTGTGAGGAGCTACCCCAGCCCTTCCACCAGCAG GTGCTGGTGCCAGGAGGCCACCACATCTCACTGCCGTATGAGTTCCTGGTGCCTTGCCTGTGCATTGAG gcCTCCTACTCCCACCACGACAGCCCACGGAGCAAACACTGCCCCTTCCGTGACCAGCCAGATGCCT ATGGCCCTGAGCTGTGGTCCTCGGTGCACTTTCATGACtacagcaccagcagcaaggACCAGATGGCGATGGTGCTGAGTGCCAGCTGCCCCCTGCACCCACGGGCCACTCTCTGCTGGAGGGAGGCAGCAGATGGGGCTGCACCCTGTCACGACATCCCCAATTCCACAGCCAGTGAGGATGAGCAG GTGTATGTACTGGACAAGGTGGATGTgcaccctcagctctgcttccgA TTCTCCTACAAGAACAGCAGCCATGTGGAGTGTCCCCACCAGCCAG AGACTGCCTGGAATGTCTCAGTGAGTGTCTGGGGGCTCCAGCTGCACCTGCACCTCACCTCCCGCATCCCTGCAGCCTTCAGcgcagccctgtgccagcaccgGGGTGGGCAGTGTGAACCCGAGGCCCCACTCTACACTGTTACACAG ccagagggctctgctccaggggagttggcactgctgctgccagtgcaggTCCTGGGCAGCTGCGTCCTG GTGTGGCGCTCGGACGTGCATTTTGCTCGGAAGCAGCTTCTCTGTCCTGATG TCTCCCGCAGGCACTtcgggctgctggggctggtgctggcactgggacTGGTGGTGACTGTGCTGCTCCTCAACTGCCGTGGTACCTGGAGGCCAAATGATG GTGTTCCTGGCAGgcgccctgtgctgctgctgtacTCGCCAGACTCAGaggagcacctggggctggtGTGTGCCCTGGCCGAGCGGCTgcgcacagggctgggctgcgACGTGCGCCTGGACCTGTGGGAAGCAGGTGGCTTGGGTCAGGCAGgcaccctgccctggctctaTGCCCAGCGGGGCCGCGTGGGCCGCCAGCGTGGCACTGTCCTCCTCCTCTGGAGCCGGGGCAGTGCCCGGCTTTTTCATCGGTGGCAGGTCGGGATGGCCGACGGGACGCCCGGGGATGCCCATGACATTTTTGGGGCAGCCATGGCCTGCCTGTATGGGGAGCTGGGGGCGGCGGGCCGCGGTAGCGGGTGGGTCCTGGCATACTTCAGCCGGCTCTGCAGCCCCCGTGACGTCCCCCGACCCCTTCGACCCCTGCCCACCTACCGCCTGCCCCGACAGCTGCCCGGTCTGCTGGGGGCTCTACGGGGCAGCCCCCCGGCCCCTCGCCACTGCCgttggggcagggcagggggccTCCTGCCccggctgctggaggtgggggCTAGGGAGGGCagccccccaccccagccccccgGGACAGCTTCTGGCACCTGA
- the CRELD1 gene encoding protein disulfide isomerase CRELD1 isoform X2, translated as MGPLPLLPRSPRRRGPGLGGALLGAAFLGGVLLAVHADPDPHRDGAEPCRACRGLADSFIRGLERTEHEGFGGGNTAWEEEKLSKYQHSETRLLEVLEGVCAPSDFSCHQLLERSEEHVEQWWFHEQQQHPDFFQWLCVDRLMLCCPPGTYGPDCRSCAGGPRQPCSGNGRCDGDGTRRGTGLCVCSPGYGGPFCAECGDGYYEASRNKSHLVCAECYQACGRCTGPEDSSCLRCKRGWVLHEHRCIDIDECGTEMAHCRANQYCVNTEGSYECRDCSTACIGCMGAGPARCKKCNKGYWRDGAKCLDVDECASAEEPVCTGVQEVCENTEGSYRCVCAQGHVRRDGQCVEDKPPE; from the exons ATGGGGCCGCTGCCGTTGCTGCCGCGGTCGCCCCGGCGCAGGGGGCCCGGGCTGGGGGGGGCCCTCCTGGGGGCCGCCTTCCTCGGGGGTGTCCTGCTGGCCGTTCACGCCGACCCCGACCCCCACCGAGACGGGGCCGAGCCGTGCCGAGCCTGCCGCGGCCTCGCCGACAGCTTCATCAGG GGCCTGGAGCGAACAGAGCATGAGGGCTTTGGTGGGGGTAACACAgcctgggaggaggagaagctgtcCAAGTACCAGCACAG CGAGACCCGtctgctggaggtgctggagggtGTCTGTGCCCCCTCGGACTTCTCCTGTCACCAACTGCTGGAGCGGAGTGAGGAGCACGTGGAGCAGTGGTGGTTCCATGA gcagcagcagcaccctgacTTTTTCCAGTGGCTGTGTGTGGACAGGCTGATGCTTTGCTGCCCGCCCGGCACCTACGGCCCGGACTGTCGGT CCTGTGCCGGTGGGCCCCGGCAGCCCTGCAGCGGCAATGGGCGATGCGATGGTGATGGCACGCGCCGTGGCACCGGCCTCTGCGTCTGCAGCCCGGGCTACGGCGGCCCCTTCTGCGCCGAGTGTGGTGATGGCTACTATGAGGCCTCACGGAACAAGAGCCACCTTGTGTGTGCTG agtgCTACCAGGCATGCGGGCGCTGCACGGGTCCCGAGGACTCCAGCTGCCTTCGCTGCAAgaggggctgggtgctgcaTGAGCACCGCTGCATCG ATATAGATGAGTGTGGCACAGAGATGGCACATTGCCGAGCCAACCAGTACTGCGTCAACACAGAGGGCTCCTACGAGTGCCGAG ACTGCTCCACGGCTTGCATCGGCTGCATGGGCGCCGGGCCGGCTCGCTGCAAGAAATGCAACAAGGGCTACTGGCGGGATGGAGCCAAGTGCCTGG ACGTGGATGAGTGTGCCAGTGCCGAGGAGCCAGTGTGCACAGGGGTGCAGGAGGTGTGTGAGAACACAGAGGGCAGCTACCGGTGTGTCTGTGCCCAAGGCCATGTCCGCCGAGACGGGCAGTGCGTGGAGGACAAGCCCCCTG aatGA
- the IL17RE gene encoding interleukin-17 receptor E isoform X1, which produces MGRPVLLAAAAALLLLLLPSGTGAAVTRLRVSANFVSAGEGKWRGKVGGGRRHAHPRLFPCRSAGPPDSRSPGHLPSDYTSPALLGALPLPPAACGTPGALPPPVCSPPAADRTLSRPRCRRPSRPGPPLEPPALSLSRARLCLPAQPCQPCLRVRLALPASELGGVRGLRLTFLELGSNRAGWLQVWQRRRVLGSSAWQVQFDCFPAENGRQVLVSLRTIPDRGLALNCSHMVTAEPPGPVFTHAWVPEVRAIEVWVPTGPPLMVRLCHQLALECEELPQPFHQQVLVPGGHHISLPYEFLVPCLCIEASYSHHDSPRSKHCPFRDQPDAYGPELWSSVHFHDYSTSSKDQMAMVLSASCPLHPRATLCWREAADGAAPCHDIPNSTASEDEQVYVLDKVDVHPQLCFRFSYKNSSHVECPHQPETAWNVSVSVWGLQLHLHLTSRIPAAFSAALCQHRGGQCEPEAPLYTVTQPEGSAPGELALLLPVQVLGSCVLVWRSDVHFARKQLLCPDVSRRHFGLLGLVLALGLVVTVLLLNCRGTWRPNDGVPGRRPVLLLYSPDSEEHLGLVCALAERLRTGLGCDVRLDLWEAGGLGQAGTLPWLYAQRGRVGRQRGTVLLLWSRGSARLFHRWQVGMADGTPGDAHDIFGAAMACLYGELGAAGRGSGWVLAYFSRLCSPRDVPRPLRPLPTYRLPRQLPGLLGALRGSPPAPRHCRWGRAGGLLPRLLEVGAREGSPPPQPPGTASGT; this is translated from the exons ATGGGGCGCCCGGTGCTGCTCGCCGCTGCCgccgcgctgctgctgctgctgctaccgTCCGGGACCGGGGCCGCCGTGACCCGCCTCCGGGTCTCCGCCAACTTCGTGAGCGCCGGGGAAGGGAAGTGGCGGGGGAAAGTGGGGGGCGGGCGGCGCCACGCTCACCCCCGTCTCTTTCCTTGCAGGAGTGCCGGGCCACCG GACTCTCGATCCCCGGGGCACCTCCCTTCCGACTACACCTCCCCGGCACTCCTCGGggctctcccccttccccctgctgCCTGCGGGACCCCCGGCGCACTGCCGCCCCCCGTCTGCTCTCCCCCTGCAGCCGACAGGACGCTGAGTCgcccccgctgccgccgcccttCCCGCCCCGGGCCGCCGCTGGAGCCGCCCGCCCTGTCGCTGAGCCGTGCCCGGCTGTGCCTGCCCGCGCAGCCCTGTCAGCCCTGCCTGCGGGTGCGCCTGGCTCTCCCCGCCTCAG AGCTCGGCGGTGTCCGGGGACTGCGCCTCAccttcctggagctgggctccaACcgggctggctggctgcaggtttGGCAGCGACGCCGGGTGTTGGGCAGCTCAGCG TGGCAGGTGCAGTTCGACTGCTTCCCGGCAGAGAACGGGCGGCAAGTCCTCGTCTCCCTTCGCACCATCCCAGATCGGGGCTTGGCCTTAAACTGCAGCCATATGGTCACTGCTGAGCCACCCG ggcctgTCTTTACCCATGCTTGGGTCCCTGAGGTGCGAGCCATTGAGGTGTGGGTGCCTACTGGTCCCCCCCTCATGGTGCGGCTGTGCCACCAGCTGGCCCTGGAGTGTGAGGAGCTACCCCAGCCCTTCCACCAGCAG GTGCTGGTGCCAGGAGGCCACCACATCTCACTGCCGTATGAGTTCCTGGTGCCTTGCCTGTGCATTGAG gcCTCCTACTCCCACCACGACAGCCCACGGAGCAAACACTGCCCCTTCCGTGACCAGCCAGATGCCT ATGGCCCTGAGCTGTGGTCCTCGGTGCACTTTCATGACtacagcaccagcagcaaggACCAGATGGCGATGGTGCTGAGTGCCAGCTGCCCCCTGCACCCACGGGCCACTCTCTGCTGGAGGGAGGCAGCAGATGGGGCTGCACCCTGTCACGACATCCCCAATTCCACAGCCAGTGAGGATGAGCAG GTGTATGTACTGGACAAGGTGGATGTgcaccctcagctctgcttccgA TTCTCCTACAAGAACAGCAGCCATGTGGAGTGTCCCCACCAGCCAG AGACTGCCTGGAATGTCTCAGTGAGTGTCTGGGGGCTCCAGCTGCACCTGCACCTCACCTCCCGCATCCCTGCAGCCTTCAGcgcagccctgtgccagcaccgGGGTGGGCAGTGTGAACCCGAGGCCCCACTCTACACTGTTACACAG ccagagggctctgctccaggggagttggcactgctgctgccagtgcaggTCCTGGGCAGCTGCGTCCTG GTGTGGCGCTCGGACGTGCATTTTGCTCGGAAGCAGCTTCTCTGTCCTGATG TCTCCCGCAGGCACTtcgggctgctggggctggtgctggcactgggacTGGTGGTGACTGTGCTGCTCCTCAACTGCCGTGGTACCTGGAGGCCAAATGATG GTGTTCCTGGCAGgcgccctgtgctgctgctgtacTCGCCAGACTCAGaggagcacctggggctggtGTGTGCCCTGGCCGAGCGGCTgcgcacagggctgggctgcgACGTGCGCCTGGACCTGTGGGAAGCAGGTGGCTTGGGTCAGGCAGgcaccctgccctggctctaTGCCCAGCGGGGCCGCGTGGGCCGCCAGCGTGGCACTGTCCTCCTCCTCTGGAGCCGGGGCAGTGCCCGGCTTTTTCATCGGTGGCAGGTCGGGATGGCCGACGGGACGCCCGGGGATGCCCATGACATTTTTGGGGCAGCCATGGCCTGCCTGTATGGGGAGCTGGGGGCGGCGGGCCGCGGTAGCGGGTGGGTCCTGGCATACTTCAGCCGGCTCTGCAGCCCCCGTGACGTCCCCCGACCCCTTCGACCCCTGCCCACCTACCGCCTGCCCCGACAGCTGCCCGGTCTGCTGGGGGCTCTACGGGGCAGCCCCCCGGCCCCTCGCCACTGCCgttggggcagggcagggggccTCCTGCCccggctgctggaggtgggggCTAGGGAGGGCagccccccaccccagccccccgGGACAGCTTCTGGCACCTGA
- the CRELD1 gene encoding protein disulfide isomerase CRELD1 isoform X1, whose product MGPLPLLPRSPRRRGPGLGGALLGAAFLGGVLLAVHADPDPHRDGAEPCRACRGLADSFIRGLERTEHEGFGGGNTAWEEEKLSKYQHSETRLLEVLEGVCAPSDFSCHQLLERSEEHVEQWWFHEQQQHPDFFQWLCVDRLMLCCPPGTYGPDCRSCAGGPRQPCSGNGRCDGDGTRRGTGLCVCSPGYGGPFCAECGDGYYEASRNKSHLVCAECYQACGRCTGPEDSSCLRCKRGWVLHEHRCIDIDECGTEMAHCRANQYCVNTEGSYECRDCSTACIGCMGAGPARCKKCNKGYWRDGAKCLDVDECASAEEPVCTGVQEVCENTEGSYRCVCAQGHVRRDGQCVEDKPPDAPEKGFFDDVTDDEVVVLQQMFFGVMICALATLAAKGDMVFTAIFIGAVAAMAGYWLSDRSDRVLDGFMKGR is encoded by the exons ATGGGGCCGCTGCCGTTGCTGCCGCGGTCGCCCCGGCGCAGGGGGCCCGGGCTGGGGGGGGCCCTCCTGGGGGCCGCCTTCCTCGGGGGTGTCCTGCTGGCCGTTCACGCCGACCCCGACCCCCACCGAGACGGGGCCGAGCCGTGCCGAGCCTGCCGCGGCCTCGCCGACAGCTTCATCAGG GGCCTGGAGCGAACAGAGCATGAGGGCTTTGGTGGGGGTAACACAgcctgggaggaggagaagctgtcCAAGTACCAGCACAG CGAGACCCGtctgctggaggtgctggagggtGTCTGTGCCCCCTCGGACTTCTCCTGTCACCAACTGCTGGAGCGGAGTGAGGAGCACGTGGAGCAGTGGTGGTTCCATGA gcagcagcagcaccctgacTTTTTCCAGTGGCTGTGTGTGGACAGGCTGATGCTTTGCTGCCCGCCCGGCACCTACGGCCCGGACTGTCGGT CCTGTGCCGGTGGGCCCCGGCAGCCCTGCAGCGGCAATGGGCGATGCGATGGTGATGGCACGCGCCGTGGCACCGGCCTCTGCGTCTGCAGCCCGGGCTACGGCGGCCCCTTCTGCGCCGAGTGTGGTGATGGCTACTATGAGGCCTCACGGAACAAGAGCCACCTTGTGTGTGCTG agtgCTACCAGGCATGCGGGCGCTGCACGGGTCCCGAGGACTCCAGCTGCCTTCGCTGCAAgaggggctgggtgctgcaTGAGCACCGCTGCATCG ATATAGATGAGTGTGGCACAGAGATGGCACATTGCCGAGCCAACCAGTACTGCGTCAACACAGAGGGCTCCTACGAGTGCCGAG ACTGCTCCACGGCTTGCATCGGCTGCATGGGCGCCGGGCCGGCTCGCTGCAAGAAATGCAACAAGGGCTACTGGCGGGATGGAGCCAAGTGCCTGG ACGTGGATGAGTGTGCCAGTGCCGAGGAGCCAGTGTGCACAGGGGTGCAGGAGGTGTGTGAGAACACAGAGGGCAGCTACCGGTGTGTCTGTGCCCAAGGCCATGTCCGCCGAGACGGGCAGTGCGTGGAGGACAAGCCCCCTG ATGCCCCAGAGAAGGGCTTCTTTGATGACGTGACTGATGACGAGGTGGTGGTACTGCAGCAGATGTTCTTTGGTGTGATGATCTGTGCCCTCGCCACGCTGGCTGCCAAGGGTGACATGGTCTTCACCGCCATCTTCATTGGCGCCGTGGCCGCCATGGCCGGCTACTGGCTCTCTGACCGCAGTGACCGTGTCCTCGATGGCTTCATGAAGGGCAGatag